DNA from Onychomys torridus chromosome 1, mOncTor1.1, whole genome shotgun sequence:
gttcgggaggcacccaggcagtgggactgagacctgtccttagtgcatgagctgactgtttggaacctggggcctatgcagggacactttgctcagcctggaaggaggggactggacctgcctgtactgaatccaccaggttgagatgaatccccagggggggtctttgccctggaggagatggaaatgcagaggtgggctgggggaaggcaggggggggggcaggagggaggaggaaaggggaatccatggctgatatgtaaaattatattaaattataaaataaaaaaataagaaagcaaaaaagagaaaatttaaattcattaagGACAATTTTGCTTTTAAGAGAAGAATCATTTTcatctggatttttgttttttgtatttataatgaaaagaaacagtgttgtgaaaaatatgaaattagtGTTTGACCAGTTacattatttattctctgtgaaaATGTAAATACTGAGTTACACGAAAGGtgacaaaattacaattataaattCAGGTGATTAGATTTGATATAAATTCACTTAAAACTGAGAATTAACAGACACttagaaacatttaaatgttGGCATGAGTCCAAAGCAGATAGTGTCCATTAATAGTTTAGAAACAAGAATAAACTACTTAATCTCTTGTTCTTTATAATTTACATAAAAGTGGCAACATATCAAATGATATGTTCCTAAGATGAGGCAGTAAACACACTTCAAAAATGCCCATAAACATTGCTTAGGCAGGTGAGCAATATGGAAGAATCAACCGTTCTGAGTTCGGGAGAGATTATATGGGAAAAGATTCAGCCAAACAAGCAATTTCTATTAAATTATCAAATTGTTAACATCTCTGTTtataaagaaagttttaaaattgtgtaCATTATCTATTAGGACTCTCACTCCATAGAATAGATAACACTATGTAATTAATGAACTTAACTTGATTCTGAAGCCCAGGCTTTCTTTGAAGAAGCTCAAGGCATAAGTCATACCTCAGTGGTTTCTATGCACAATTTACATGTTTTATAACATtctcttttgttgtcttttccCTCTTGTTCTTATGGCCACAGGGTGTCCACTGATCTCAAATTACCTGAATGGAGAACAGGACAGAAGTGTCATACTTCCTCTTGCTGGGACTCACCAATGACCCAGATCTGCAGCTTCCTCTATTCATCACCTTCCTTCTCATCTACACCATCACCCTGGTGGGTAACCTGGGCATGATTCTGCTGATTTTCCTGGACTCTCGGCTTCATACTCCCATGTACTTTTTTCTAGGTAACCTATCTCTGGTGGATTTTTGTTATTCTTCTGCTGTTACTCCAACAGTGATGGCTGGACTTCTTATAGGAAACAAGGTCATATCTTACAATGACTGTGCTACACAGATGTTCTGTTTCACTGCCTTTGCCAGTGTGGAAAACTACCTGTTAGCCTCAATGGCATATGATCGCTATGCAGCAGTGTGTAAGCCTCTACACTATGCCACCACCATGactacaagtgtgtgtgcatggctgGTCATAGGCTGCTATGTCCTAGGTTTCCTAAATGCTTCCATCTATACTGGAGATGCATTCAGTCTCTCCTTCTGTGAGTCCAATGTGGTCCATCATTTTTTTTGTGATATTCCTGCACTCATGGTTCTTTCTTGCTCTGATAGGCATATTAATGAGCTGCTTCTTGTTTATGTAGTGAGcttcaatatctttttttctaTAATAGTCATCTGGATATCttacatattcatttttattaccaTTCTAAAAATGCGCACGGCTTCAGGACATCGCAAGGCTGTATCCACCTGTGCCTCCCATTTCACTGCAGTCTCTATTTTCTATGGGACTGTCATCTTCATGTATTTACAGCCCAGCTCCAGTCACTCCATGGATACAGACAAAATTTCATCTGTGTTCTACACCATGATTATTCCCATGCTGAACCCTGTGGTCTACAGTCTAAGGAACAAGGAGGTCAAGTGTGCATTACTAAAGATAAAGAGTACATTCACTTTCTGGAGAGAAAGCAATCTttaggaatttttcatttctacacTACTTGGGGTGCCCAATCATGGATTTATTCCTTGCAGATCTTCTCTATGTATTGGATTTCATTTGTGGTTCACACCAAAGTTCTCAAGGTGATTTGTTTATATATGCAATGGCTGATGTCTGCTAAAACAGGACATAATATACCTAGAAATATATAGCTAAATTAGAATAGCtactgtgggataatgctgttgtatactggtttaataagacactgattggccagtagccagtcaggaagtataggtagggtgagcagactaaaggaatgctgggaagaggaagaggctgagtcaggagatgctagcccaccttccagagagcagcatataatggcacacaggtaaagctatggaacatgtggcaacatctagattaacagaaatgggctgagtttaagtgtaagagctagtaagtagTAGTACTGAGCTAagggctgagcagttttaattaatataagcttctgagtgattattttataagtggctatgggaccatgggctgggcaggactggagagaaaCTTTCTGGCTACAAATAGCTAACATTTTTGGAGGTCAAGATCCCAAAACAATTATTCAACATTGATAGATTCATTCATTTTGCTGGTATATTTGTCACATGTCAATGAAAATGAGTGTAAAACAAATAGTTGAAGAAGTCCATGAAATGAACAAATTTACACAGTTCTCCCATCATGACAGTAACACAGGGATGTGCTAAATTTGTTGTAGTTAAATATAATGTGACTACTGTAGAGGTTATTTCATGTGTTGATTTGACTGTAGTACTGGATGCCCAGATAGACAGCATGATACTTTTCTGTGACAGTAACCCCTCAGAAGTCTAATATTGATAAAgaaaattgtgaaaaaaaaattcagatgagTGGCCATAACCCAATCCACTGAGGTCTCAATTGAATagaaaaattatagaaaggaaaaaaaatctcccttcATCACTTACCtagattccttccttccttcttttcccttccttctttccccttccttccttccttccttccttccttccttccttccttccttccttccttccttctttccttcctccctttcttctgcccccttttctcctttctctgtgtattccccTCATTTAACTGGGACAGCATCTTCTCCTATTCTTGACTTAGGCAAATTAGATAACAAGGGACTTTCATCCTCCATAATTACATGAGACCATACCCATAACCAAACTCCTCTTATGTATCTATATGTAGGAAAtctcaatttttgtttcattagaGGACCTCAACTAATAAAATAagagttggtaatactaacaatACTTGAATTAGGgttttgaggaaaaaaaacattgtctgtttaaaaaaaacttatCATTACTTGAATATTACTAATTAAGTAAATATGATATACTATTAAGTGAAAGTGCTCTTTTTGGAATTATTTTGATAAGATACACAAGTCTAGTATATCATATAAATTGCTAATTTCTGTTTGGCTGAGACATTTCATTCAAtaaatgcatttatattttatttttggaaggataatttataaaaacatgttaaagaataaaaactaatttaaacCTATGAGAATATTACTATAAATATTCAAGCTTAGATCAACAATGATCACCTGAAATTCTTGACACTGCCAGCCTTATGAGTTTCATAATAGCCTCTTTGTAAATAAGTGTTAAATGGttgagaaaaacaagcaaacaatgaaataaattgtGCAAATATGCTGAAGGTTTGCATCACTATCTATGAGAGTTAATTGTGCATAATATGACCTTCTAGGTCAATATAGCATGCAttaagaggacacacacacacacacacacaca
Protein-coding regions in this window:
- the LOC118592737 gene encoding olfactory receptor 5B3-like, producing MENRTEVSYFLLLGLTNDPDLQLPLFITFLLIYTITLVGNLGMILLIFLDSRLHTPMYFFLGNLSLVDFCYSSAVTPTVMAGLLIGNKVISYNDCATQMFCFTAFASVENYLLASMAYDRYAAVCKPLHYATTMTTSVCAWLVIGCYVLGFLNASIYTGDAFSLSFCESNVVHHFFCDIPALMVLSCSDRHINELLLVYVVSFNIFFSIIVIWISYIFIFITILKMRTASGHRKAVSTCASHFTAVSIFYGTVIFMYLQPSSSHSMDTDKISSVFYTMIIPMLNPVVYSLRNKEVKNAFRLMV